In the genome of Armatimonadota bacterium, one region contains:
- a CDS encoding DUF3866 family protein, whose product MIRFARGIVRQVLSERPGAQEIEVLADGLGRQVINYIDLMGRVESGEEVVLNTTAVELDLGTGGYDFVVWRSGASSQGDSMPHEEALVKMRYSPFQKAFRAGELELPEDANIEGVPVVACELHSQAAAVAAGALSKRTAWVINDSAALPACISRLMPQLRSLGWVCGTVTSGQAFGGDYEAASLHSALLIAKHLLGAEVVIVSPGPGSAGTGHKWGFSGLSQVEALHAAHALGGRPIACIRASEADQRPRHQGVSHHSRTILQQAVFVQCAIAAPEGKAAMLAEFDRHEIAEVEIEPALQLLRKSLPNLASMGRTVDQDRLFFDFALAAGVLAQKAAF is encoded by the coding sequence GTGATCCGATTCGCACGGGGGATTGTCCGCCAGGTTCTGTCTGAACGTCCAGGCGCCCAAGAGATCGAAGTCCTGGCAGACGGCCTTGGGCGTCAGGTCATTAACTACATCGATCTGATGGGCCGCGTTGAGAGCGGCGAAGAGGTTGTATTGAACACAACGGCGGTCGAGCTCGATTTGGGCACGGGCGGCTACGATTTTGTGGTCTGGCGGTCGGGCGCCTCGTCTCAAGGCGATTCCATGCCGCACGAAGAAGCGCTGGTCAAAATGCGTTACTCGCCCTTTCAAAAGGCCTTTCGGGCGGGCGAATTGGAACTTCCAGAAGATGCGAATATAGAGGGCGTTCCGGTTGTGGCATGCGAACTGCACAGCCAAGCGGCGGCGGTCGCGGCGGGCGCCCTGTCTAAACGAACGGCTTGGGTAATCAACGATTCGGCCGCCTTGCCCGCCTGTATAAGCCGCTTAATGCCCCAACTGCGATCGTTGGGATGGGTTTGTGGCACGGTTACCTCTGGCCAAGCGTTCGGTGGCGACTATGAAGCGGCTTCCCTTCACTCTGCGCTTCTGATAGCCAAGCATCTTCTCGGAGCGGAGGTCGTCATTGTTTCGCCTGGGCCGGGCAGCGCAGGCACGGGGCACAAGTGGGGCTTTTCAGGTCTCTCCCAGGTCGAGGCGCTTCATGCGGCTCATGCTTTGGGAGGTCGCCCGATCGCCTGCATTCGAGCGAGCGAAGCCGACCAGCGCCCAAGACATCAAGGCGTCAGCCACCATTCGCGCACGATCCTTCAGCAAGCGGTCTTCGTCCAGTGCGCTATTGCCGCGCCTGAGGGCAAGGCGGCCATGTTGGCTGAGTTTGATCGGCATGAAATCGCCGAAGTCGAGATCGAGCCAGCCCTGCAATTGCTTAGAAAATCGTTACCGAACCTCGCCTCCATGGGCCGTACCGTTGATCAAGACCGGCTCTTTTTTGACTTTGCGCTGGCAGCCGGCGTCTTGGCTCAAAAAGCGGCTTTTTGA
- a CDS encoding rRNA pseudouridine synthase: MEPMEGVRLQKFLAARGYGSRRACEELIKAGRVTVNGITATLGQSVIEGKDRVEVEGAPAGEKSKFAYVILNKPKGYVTTVKDPHASKTVGELVPVGLVPVGRLDKDTTGLLLFTNDGKLALRLTHPSYGVEKTYRAVVNGRLNAEILKRLTKGVELEDGVTQPCKIEMIEAEKGRSVVEVTVKEGRKRLIRRMFKAVGCHVAELHRTRIGPLRLARLAIGESRALLPSELRALRQEVGL; encoded by the coding sequence ATGGAGCCGATGGAAGGGGTTCGATTGCAGAAGTTTTTGGCCGCCCGCGGCTATGGTTCGAGACGCGCCTGCGAAGAGTTGATCAAGGCTGGCCGGGTAACAGTCAACGGCATTACAGCAACGCTCGGCCAATCGGTTATCGAAGGCAAGGATCGGGTTGAAGTCGAGGGTGCCCCAGCAGGAGAAAAGTCGAAGTTTGCCTATGTGATTCTTAACAAACCAAAGGGCTATGTGACCACCGTTAAGGACCCCCACGCATCGAAAACGGTCGGCGAATTGGTTCCAGTCGGCCTGGTTCCCGTTGGGCGCTTGGATAAAGATACGACGGGCCTCCTGCTGTTTACCAATGACGGCAAATTAGCCTTACGCCTGACGCACCCTTCCTATGGCGTCGAGAAGACCTATCGAGCCGTGGTGAATGGGCGGCTGAATGCAGAGATCCTGAAGCGATTGACCAAAGGCGTGGAGTTAGAGGACGGGGTTACTCAGCCTTGCAAGATCGAGATGATAGAAGCGGAAAAGGGCCGTTCGGTTGTTGAAGTTACCGTCAAGGAAGGCCGCAAGAGGCTGATACGGCGCATGTTCAAGGCTGTCGGCTGCCACGTGGCCGAACTGCATCGAACGAGAATCGGCCCTCTGCGATTGGCGCGTCTGGCTATCGGCGAGAGTCGAGCGCTCTTGCCAAGCGAACTGAGAGCGCTGAGGCAAGAGGTCGGGCTGTGA